A window of Xenopus laevis strain J_2021 chromosome 1L, Xenopus_laevis_v10.1, whole genome shotgun sequence genomic DNA:
AAAACATTCATTTCATCAGTCGGCTTTTAGGAGCCGAAGGAAAAGGAGGTTCATTGGTGCACAAAGCAGATGCAAACAAGGTACactgacaaaggggttttaccccaaaatgttgcacttcTGCAATAAACTTTGCAAGGGCTTGTGACGTGTGCCAATGAACTTCCTTTTCATTTAGaattgggagggtgccgatccctcatGAGACACAGAGCACCAGGCAGAACACATTTCAAAGGCTAGGGTGTGCTGGTGATTATTGGGTCAATCATAAAACACTGACATTAGCTTAAACATCCTTTAATATTAAAACCAGCAAGAATTCAATATCAGTACTACAGGACAATAAGCACATACTACATGATGCCAATGCCACTAGGATCAAAGCTGTAAAGCCACCCAAAACCCTCACTTCATTTAGTTCTCAGGATTTTCCTGTATACAGATGCTTCCCTCAGTCCTGCAGCATAAGGGAGAATAGGGAGCATCTAACTCTACCTAACATCTCTTACCTTTGATGGACTTCTTAGAGAGGTTAAATCCACTCGGACAATTTCACAAAGCAGGCATTTCCTGGAAAGAGTGATTTCTTCAGGCTTTTTATGAGGCATGGTTTAGGCATGCAGTATAAACCCCACTTGATCTCCCACACAGCAAGGCAGGAGGCTTGGTGTTTTGCAGGATCAGACAGAACTGTCTGCCCTAGTTTTACAGCACTGCATGGCAACTGAAGTCTGAGGTGATAAAGTTTGAGATGCAGAGGTGCGTAAAGCACTTCTATGTTCAACAAAATATCTGGAGCACTACAGGACATGCTATAACCCCCTCATATGATCTTGAATTTGTAAATTCACAGAAGCATGAAGGCTCCCATCCCACCCACTGAATCAACGGACGCAAACAGGGACAGGAGTTGGTACAGAAGGACAGCACTTACCAAACTGGCTAAAAGGAAAATCCTGCTGACCACTGGGGGGTTTGCTCAGATCTTGAGCTGACTGCCCTGGGGGAGGAGCAGGGAACGCTAATGGTGCTGCTCCTGGTGTACCAGGAGGTGGTGGAACTCCTGAAGAGACGAACTGATCAGGAGGGGGAGGGGGTGGCGCATAGCCATAGCCTGCAACATCAAAGGACACAGAAGAATACATAGGGCGTTCAAGTAGATTTTTGGAGGGCATAACTAGcataccaaaacaaaaaaaaacagcataccaaaacaaaaaaaacagaagacgtaatgtccatcaagttaaatTAACACCTACCGAATGGAGGTGGGGTGGCATATCCCGGAGGAAAGCCCTGTGGTGGTGGGAAAGGTCCAGGGGTTGTTGACACTAGGAATGGCGCAAAGGGAGGAGGTGGAGGAGGACCTCCCCGGCCTGCAGGTTGCCCATACCCGCCTGTGGAGAAGACTGCATTAGGAAGAACCAAAGTAGAGGATGAAGTGAAGAACTCCTGTATAACTCAGAAATCTCATATTTGAAAATAGAACTTACCAATGGTTTGTCCTGTTGGCATCCACATCCCTAAAATGACAAGCACGGAACAGCATGTTAAACACAAATCTCTCATTAAAGTATGCGAAGTCTATAATGAAAGATATAGCCTATAGAGAAACTATTCTCACATTCACTTTTCATGAAAATAATTACAGCAATAAAACTTAAGAAACTGAATTCTTTAAATATTGAGAAACAGCCTTGCACTTGACGATAAAGATAAGAATAAATCCATTCGGCGAGCACAGAGGACCAAAACATGAACTTCATGGCTATCTGGTGGAGGTGGCTATCCTTCAAAGAAACAGAGAGCTATAAAGCTCATATCTAAATCTCCTTGGTTAATCCCACACACGCCATTTAGTGTATTTGTTTCAGAGTTTACTGGGTTAAGTAATTGTACAGAACATTGACACGGAATACGAGATTGTACTTTACTCACTCTGTACCATGttggatttttcaataaaaattacaatatgaaaaaaaaatccatgttggtggcaaatcAATTCCattggctttttttaaattagcagacttaagggtacggagatccaaattaaggaaaaccccattatctggaaaactccaggtccaaagcattccagaTTATAGATTCTATACCTTTTGTACATTTAAAAGTGTAAGTCTAGTAATATCCAGTTTACGGTTAGTCGTGTTACAATAGCATAGGAAATATTTTCTATTCACTAGGCGGTCTTGTCTCAAATCTATTAAGCCAGTTGTCAACAGACTTTTATGGTGTTTAAAAGTGAAGTTacatttagaaaaaagaaaaaaggaagaaaaaaaaaaaagtaatgtagcCTGCCCATGCCAACATTTTTACTTTGTAGGGATTTCTGTTTTATATGGGGCTACAACAATAATAAACAACAACGGGGAATTTTATTAGGtcacaaattaaagggatactataaaACAGACAAGGAAATGTTTACAGCTACCTGAAAAAAACACCATTGTGCAATATTATTTACTTCATTTCTTTAAAAGGCAAATTTACTCTCAGTGCTTCCACAGGACAGTGTATGCAATGGTTTTCCTTCCTActagtaaaataaagactttcttgcttaagggtagtggcagacaGGGGGGGTTGGTTGGCCAGTGACAAATTgtctgtgggcgactaatctccccgaaatgccttcctgttgGCAAGAATGCGAATCAATTTGGAtatccaaagtcacccgaagttgcctcaaaaggaaacgtagggcaacttcggaaatccaaagcaATCCTCATGCCACCCCATCAGCGATTTctattcttgccagtgggaatgCATttcagggagactaatctccccgtctgcaaCCACCCTTATAGCAGCGATTCTAGATAACATACTAGATCAGAATCCTAGACTTAAAAGACCAGTCTTAAAGGGTAAGTCAAcctcaatttaaaaaatttgcctaataaaagaaaacataattcttagcaactttccaatagacatgtattaaacattatcagtgcttttaaagttatttgtaaaaacaattgcttttgaaagcagcatcTCCTTAACTCCTGgtagttactttttaaacaatgttgcaaaaatcttagttccccaggtctgttaatcagctgccttgtcttacattgagTCACCAGGATAGAGAAATTAAAAGTgcttgcaataacaatacatatacacataactaAAAACCATagaatttcttttattaggcaaaaaagaaaaatatttttggggttttaaAACATGCCTAAACAAATAACATTCGTGGAATCTAGGGGAACAAGTGGAAACCAGTTATCAGATCCTCAAGCACTAAGGACCGCATCACAGTAGCTGTCAGCTCTTGAATTAGTGATCACTGACCTCTGGTTGGGAAACTGCCTCAGGGCAACTTAAACACCTGTTTCACGTGCTGAACATAGTTCTGCAATAGGACCCCATTGTCCTGAGGAAGTGACGGgctgtcacgaaacgcgttgagcacaTGACCCAGGGGATTACAAGGGCATGCTGTTTGTTGATTGTTTTAACATGacgaaataaaaatcaaagtttttaaattgattttcggCCGTCTTGGTGCTCCATCTATGCATGAATTGGACCCCATTGTCATTGTCAGCAAAATCCATAGATAACATGCTAGGGTCATACAACTCGCCAAGTACCATAGGATTGTAAACTTAAAGGTGCAATTCACCTGATCTTTTAATAAGATGTAGACTGAAtttgttaattaattttaattattttttctaaagCTCCCGGATTCccaattttagcagctatctggttgataGAATCAAATTCAGCACAGCAAATAGGAAATTGTTTGAATGACAGACTTATGTCAATAGAAACATTAAACTACAATAACAGTGATCACCACAGAAAAAGAGTGGTACTGATAAGAGAAATGTCAGATTTGAGAATCTGTCAAatttcacaaaaagaaaaaacagctcAAAATGACCAATTAAGTAGGTGAATTTCAAGTGAAAATCATGGTCCCCACAAAATGTTCATTAGCCTTAAATTTTCACTGGCCTCTAAAATACTGTGAATGCCACGAGTAAAGAGGAACAAACTAAATTTTATCACCTGCTCATATAGCTTAAGAGCCATCTTTCACCAACACATTTATCTAGATTATGATGAAATGCTAAACAGATTTTGACCCAGCacttaagaaacctgactgcttGAGTGGGCAGAGTAATTAAAATGGGAACAGATATAGAAGAAATTATCTATATACAGGCAATATacagttttatttgcatataaaGAGCCAACACTGATTTACTTGAAAATTACATGAAACTCTGCTTATAGCAAATACCGGTAGTAGCAGGTATAGTTCATAAACCCCAATCCTCACTAGAGAACTAGCCTGTAGCTAATGATTTATGTTCATGAATGTGGCGGATAATTATGAGAACTCAAAGCAGCATGTCAATGCTTTGCTAGACAAGGAGAAGTTTCACCACTTAAAATGCTGTTCACCTGGACAAATCAACAAATTCATACCATGGAGCAGCTTTCATCCCAGGACATGTAAATGCCACTATTTGCTGAAAGGCAGGTTCTGCAGGCCGAAGACTATTACTGAGGTCATTAAATGCAaaaggaaaatcaacgaaatatgGACAATACAAAAGTTGACTTCTCAGTTGTTAAGCATAGTTTAGATTCAAGAATCGGACATTGAAGTATTATCAAATGACAGTCACTGCTCACCGGAAGCCTCATATGTTCTGAATTTTAGCAACATGCATTATGGTTGTTTGCCGGAAGTGCCCCTGTAATCATACTTTAAGATATTGCAAAAGTAGCAGGATCTGAAAACTTCCAGTTATGAGTGGAAGGTTTAAGCATTAGGAGGAACCAAACAGGCTTACTTTTGTATGTTGTAAATTAGATACAttccttttgctttgtttttctttttaataataaaaatgctccAGGCAAGTTACCAATATAGctgttatttttcattaataaaaccATAGTTTCATCCTCTGTAGTACAGTAACTCTGTATAATCAGGATCTGCTATCTAGAATATTTGGGACCTAGGGGCATCCAGATAAGGATCTtcatagtttggatctccatatcttaagccTACTAAGAGTTAAATATTAAAGACAATTGAGTAAGCATAATTTATGTCTCCTGTAGGACTGAATTTATGAAATTATGGAGTTACAGTATAATAATTcttacatacagtggtgtgaaaaactatttgcccccttcctgatttcttattcttttgcatgtttgtcacacaaaatgtttctgctcatcaaacacatttaactattagtcaaagataacacaagtaaacacaaaatgcagtttttaaatgagggtttttattatttagggagaaaagaaatccaaacctgtgtgaaaaagtaattgccccctgaacctaataactggttgggccacccttagcagcaataactgcaatcaagcgtttgcgataacttgcaacgagtcttttacagtgctctggaggaattttggcccactcatctttgcagaattgttgtaattcagctttatttgagggttttctagcatgaaccgcctttttaaggtcatgccacaacatctcaataggattcaggtcaggactttgactaggccactccaaagtcttcattttgtttttcttcagccattcagaggtggatttgctggtgtgttttgggtcattgtcctgctgcagcacccaagatcgcttcagcttgagttgacgaacagatggccagacattctccttcaggattttttggtagaccgtagaattcatggttccatctatcacagcaagtcttccaggtcctgaagcagcaaaacaaccccagaccatcacactaccaccaccatattttactgttggtatgatgttctttttctgaaatgctgtgttacttttacgccagatgtaacgggacgcgcaccttccaaaaagttcaacttttgtctcgtcggtccacaaggtattttcccaaaagtcttggcaatcattgagatgttttttagcaaaattgagacgagccttaaagttctttttgcttaaaagtggtttgcgccttggaaatctgcaatgcaggccgtttttgcccagtctctttcttatggtggagtcgtgaacactgaccttaattgaggcaagtgaggcctgcagttctttagatgttgtcctggggtcttttgtggcctctcggatgagttgtctctgagctcttggggtaattttggtcggccggccactcctgggaaggttcaccactgttccatgtttttgccatttgtggataatggctctcactgtggtttgctggagtcccaaagctttagaaatggctttataacctttgaaattgaactcaggtgtgataaaccacagttaagttattttttaacaaggggggcaatcactttttcacacaggcccatgtagatttggagttttttttctcccttaataacgtaaaccttcatttaaaaactgcattttgtgttcaattatgttatctttgactaatagttaacggtttttgatgagcagaaacatttaagtgtgacaaacatgcaaaagaataagaaatcaggaagggggcaaatagtttttcacaccactgtatataagcAACAAAATGTGACCACAGAGCCGAACAAAGTTGAAAGTAGATTATTGTACGCAGAGATAGTATACGGATGTCATAATGGTATTCAAAAGacccttcaaacactttttgggTACTTGACCCAGTTCAAATCCAGCAATGGACACAACTGTACTTTATGATGTAAATTAATTCTGAGACCGCTGAAAAAACAATTCTGGGTGTACCTTGTGGACTGTAGCCCTGCCATGTTGGAGGAGGCTGCGCTGTCCATCCATTAGCTGTACTTTGCATTGCTCTACCTCCCCACTGGTTTGATCCAGGAGGTCCTGGAGTTTGGCTTTTGCTATCACGCGGTTCTGCCCGTTTGACTTCAACCTGAACAAAATGTGTTATTAGTTAAAGATTAGTTCATTGGTTCTTGCCCCCAGCCCACCATATTGACCCAAATTGTACTTATAACTACACTTAGCACTTTACAACTTAACTCCTTTACAACTTAACTTTAATGATTTAAAGGACATTATTTAGGTCAGTAAACTGCTTGTCAGGTACAATAAATGTATACCATTAAACTCTAAAGAAAAGgtattagtgaaaaaaaagtaaaacaattgcTTCCTATACTGCTGTGCATTGTGGGTATCAGTACATCTTAATACACAATCAGGGGCCAGTAGGTTTAAGTTTGTGTAATTTAGCTGTCAGTAAGTAAAACAGCCTTGACTCTGCCCATACCTGAGAAATACACAATTGAACTGGAGAAAGGGACACTGGTGACTGGTTGTATCAAATATCTAAAGGAAGATAACGACTTACCTTCCCCAGGCTAATGCTTTAAGAATCTCAATTTAATTAACTCGCAAATAATGTCAGAGGTTATGGATGTGGTAAGAGAATCTTACACTATATctaacaaaaaaagtaaacaaaacatGCAAGTAATACAAAATGGACAGTTTGCTCAATAGGAAGCATAGTTGTCATACTGTGTTGCGAAGTCACATCATACTGTAATTTTCTGATCCAGCTAGCCATGCTGCTGAGTAAGCTGTGAGCCCTGGAATGTTCACCCTTTTTTTTAGTTGTCTCATTGTAAATAGAAGTGGAAATTTCATGAGATTGCTTCACTGTATGAAATCTTTATAGCAATACACATCTAGACATAATCAGGTAATAATCACTATAAAATTGGTAACAATctttgttttgccaacaatattCCTGGCTCGATTTCATAACAGTAAGATGGTCCAATTATTAGATTGAACACACATAACAATATGGCCATGCACTATGCTGCCAATAACATTATGATAATGTTATGTTCTATTGAGAGACAATGCTGAGAGTATTTCAAAACAGTCCAAGTCTAACCCtattattaaaaagtatatatttgtaACCGAGCATGGGAGCATATCAGGGCATCAAAGTGACTGGAGTTCCCCCTTAGCTCTTTGAAATTATGGTTACCAAGGAGTGTTTTTCACCTGCAGGAGCTTTATTTAGCAATTATAAGCCCCAGCAGGATTCCTATGATATAGTTCGTATTCTTAGGACTCCTCAAGGAGTGAGGTTCAGCTGCTTTTGCCCAATGACCTGACAACACAGTATGAACAGATCACTTAACTGCAAAATTGTTAAACtacttaaaatagtttttttgtaccAAAGATTCACAGTAAGTGACCCAATAATGAAACAATAACAGCAACCAGTCCTTCTTGAGGTCTCCTTTAGAAAACACAAAACGTGGTTTGGAATGTGGAATAGTTCTACATCATGCCCATTTAAATATCTGTGAAATGCATGAC
This region includes:
- the dazap1.L gene encoding DAZ-associated protein 1 isoform X13 yields the protein MMLKNKGQEVEVKRAEPRDSKSQTPGPPGSNQWGGRAMQSTANGWTAQPPPTWQGYSPQGMWMPTGQTIGGYGQPAGRGGPPPPPPFAPFLVSTTPGPFPPPQGFPPGYATPPPFGYGYAPPPPPPDQFVSSGVPPPPGTPGAAPLAFPAPPPGQSAQDLSKPPSGQQDFPFSQFGYGQDMSGYGQSFPDLNQQPPYTTGPSTPASGGPPAGGSGLGRGQNHNAQGFHPYRR